Proteins found in one Prochlorococcus marinus XMU1405 genomic segment:
- the purT gene encoding formate-dependent phosphoribosylglycinamide formyltransferase, giving the protein MKESFFSKKRILLLGSGELGKELVIESKRLGLEVVAIDRYEKAPAMQVADYSRVIDMGDKNILKNVIKEFKPDYVVPEIEALSIEALKELEDEGFNIVPNARTVEITMNRDKIRDLASKDLKIKTAKFEYIFEFDDLEKKADEIGFPLLLKPLMSSSGKGQSLVETKNDLQNAWKQAQANSRGKVKGVIIEEFINFDCEFTLLTVRKENGENIFCLPIGHLQSNGDYQCSWQPLEIKESLIIEAKKMTSRILNNLNGAGLYGVEFFIKGSEVIFSELSPRPHDTGMVTVVSQNINEFELHLRAFLNLPIPRIYLIEPSATRVILSNQEYLNPIYKGLNEALEFEKTKVLIFGKPVSRKGRRMGVVLSSNSDINLARKNADEAALKIKVSTT; this is encoded by the coding sequence ATGAAAGAATCATTTTTTTCTAAAAAGAGAATTTTATTACTTGGGAGTGGCGAGCTTGGAAAAGAATTAGTAATAGAATCCAAAAGATTAGGATTAGAAGTTGTTGCAATTGATCGATATGAAAAAGCTCCTGCAATGCAAGTTGCTGATTATTCAAGAGTAATTGATATGGGAGATAAAAACATTTTAAAAAATGTTATAAAAGAATTTAAGCCTGATTATGTTGTCCCAGAAATAGAGGCACTTTCAATTGAAGCTCTAAAAGAACTCGAGGATGAAGGATTCAATATTGTTCCCAACGCCAGAACTGTAGAAATTACAATGAATAGAGATAAAATTAGAGACTTAGCTTCTAAAGATTTAAAAATAAAAACTGCAAAGTTTGAATACATTTTTGAATTTGATGATTTAGAAAAAAAAGCTGACGAAATTGGATTCCCACTTTTACTTAAGCCTTTAATGAGCTCTTCTGGAAAAGGGCAGAGTTTGGTTGAAACAAAAAATGATTTACAAAATGCTTGGAAGCAGGCGCAAGCAAATTCAAGAGGAAAGGTTAAAGGTGTAATTATTGAAGAATTTATTAATTTTGATTGTGAGTTTACACTTCTTACTGTAAGAAAAGAAAATGGTGAAAATATTTTTTGTTTACCAATTGGACATCTTCAATCAAATGGAGACTATCAATGTAGTTGGCAACCTTTAGAGATTAAGGAGTCCTTAATTATTGAAGCTAAGAAAATGACAAGTAGAATATTAAATAACCTTAATGGAGCTGGATTATACGGAGTAGAATTTTTTATAAAAGGAAGTGAGGTTATATTTTCAGAATTATCTCCAAGACCACACGACACTGGTATGGTTACAGTAGTTAGTCAAAATATTAATGAATTTGAATTACATCTAAGGGCTTTTTTGAATTTACCAATACCTCGTATATATCTAATAGAACCCTCTGCAACCAGAGTTATACTCTCTAACCAAGAGTATTTAAATCCTATTTATAAGGGTCTTAATGAAGCATTAGAGTTTGAAAAGACCAAAGTGCTCATATTTGGCAAACCAGTTTCCAGAAAAGGCAGAAGAATGGGAGTTGTTCTCTCATCAAATTCTGATATTAATTTGGCTAGAAAGAATGCAGATGAAGCTGCTCTTAAAATAAAAGTCAGTACTACCTAA
- a CDS encoding lectin subunit alpha, whose amino-acid sequence MDPLDPLTEIINSGQGFSPAIALERIIWAIIGIFFLGAISRSITNSMRSQNWFGRNILFSYSKDKKITDDTSSQPSDDEE is encoded by the coding sequence TTGGACCCTTTAGACCCACTTACTGAAATTATTAATTCCGGTCAAGGTTTTTCACCTGCAATTGCTTTAGAAAGAATTATTTGGGCAATAATTGGAATCTTTTTTTTAGGAGCAATTTCAAGATCAATAACTAATAGCATGCGAAGTCAAAATTGGTTTGGTAGAAATATCTTATTTAGTTATTCTAAAGATAAAAAAATTACAGATGATACATCTTCACAACCTTCTGATGATGAGGAATAA
- a CDS encoding glutathione peroxidase codes for MQVDVQNTTVLSADGSSIKLGEYSGEVILIVNVASYCGNTVQYEDLQKLHDLYSSKGLRILAFPCNDFGKQEPDSLSEIKDFCTTKYGVKFEIYEKVHAKGNTTEPYTTLNKVEPEGDVEWNFEKFLIGKDSKVIARFKPGVKPFDENLIAAIEVALDS; via the coding sequence ATGCAAGTTGACGTACAAAATACTACTGTTCTTTCCGCAGACGGATCATCAATAAAACTAGGTGAATATTCAGGGGAGGTAATTTTAATTGTGAATGTAGCTAGTTATTGCGGAAATACTGTTCAGTATGAGGATCTTCAAAAGCTACATGATTTATATTCAAGCAAAGGCTTAAGAATACTTGCATTCCCATGTAATGATTTCGGAAAACAAGAACCAGACTCTCTTTCAGAAATAAAAGATTTTTGCACAACAAAATATGGAGTCAAGTTTGAAATTTATGAAAAAGTTCATGCAAAAGGCAACACCACAGAACCATACACAACCCTTAATAAAGTTGAACCTGAAGGAGATGTTGAATGGAATTTCGAGAAGTTTCTGATAGGGAAAGATAGTAAAGTAATTGCAAGATTCAAGCCAGGTGTTAAACCGTTTGACGAAAACTTAATAGCAGCTATAGAAGTAGCTTTAGATTCATAA
- a CDS encoding cell surface protein, which translates to MKLLGLNSPEIFIILVILLSILGPKRVEKGFLLLKKLLKFLLSKDEDQSLENSKEKPEGPEESEVKEETVESEEKPEESEESEVKEETVESEEKPEESEESEIKEETVESEEKPEESEESEIKEETVESEEKPDESEESEVKEETVESEEKPEESEESEVKEETIEPEVKSIKPKKRTVKDEIIDVEVDSDNK; encoded by the coding sequence ATGAAACTATTAGGTTTAAATTCACCTGAAATATTCATAATATTAGTAATTTTGCTTTCAATTTTAGGTCCAAAAAGAGTTGAAAAAGGTTTCTTATTATTAAAAAAACTATTAAAGTTCCTATTAAGTAAAGATGAAGATCAAAGCTTAGAGAATTCAAAAGAAAAACCAGAGGGACCAGAAGAAAGTGAAGTTAAAGAAGAAACAGTAGAGTCAGAAGAAAAACCAGAGGAATCAGAAGAAAGTGAAGTTAAAGAAGAAACAGTAGAGTCAGAAGAAAAACCAGAGGAATCAGAAGAAAGTGAAATTAAAGAAGAGACAGTAGAGTCAGAAGAAAAACCAGAGGAATCAGAAGAAAGTGAAATTAAAGAAGAGACAGTAGAGTCAGAAGAAAAACCAGATGAATCAGAAGAAAGTGAAGTTAAAGAAGAAACAGTAGAGTCAGAAGAAAAACCAGAGGAATCAGAAGAAAGTGAAGTTAAAGAAGAAACAATAGAGCCAGAAGTAAAATCAATTAAACCTAAAAAAAGAACTGTTAAAGATGAAATAATAGACGTAGAAGTTGATTCTGATAATAAATAA
- the dusB gene encoding tRNA dihydrouridine synthase DusB: MSSNIRLKGRGVNRIITSKVMLSPLAGVTDNIFRRLVRKWAPNSLLFTEMINATSLKKGYGTQKINQIDLEEGPIGVQIFDNRPYAVSEAAKQAEDSGAFLIDINMGCPVKKIAKKGGGSALIKDRKLAIELVKNVVKAVSVPVTVKTRLGWDSKEENIEDFLFKLQDAGATMITLHGRTRKQGFSGNSDWEMIGRLKKLLEIPVIANGDIKNPDDALNCLKKTNADGVMIGRGILGSPWKIGEIDYALRDNKNFKEPNTEEKLYLIIEHLDELIKEKGDHGLLIARKHISWTCKDFKGASNLRNNLVRAVDKNEVKNLIIKMIKTLNNEKNRLA; this comes from the coding sequence ATGTCTTCAAATATAAGGCTAAAAGGAAGGGGAGTTAACAGGATAATTACGAGTAAGGTCATGCTATCGCCATTGGCAGGAGTTACAGATAACATTTTTAGACGACTTGTACGTAAATGGGCCCCAAACTCTTTACTTTTTACAGAAATGATAAATGCCACAAGTCTTAAAAAAGGATATGGCACTCAAAAAATCAATCAAATAGATTTAGAAGAAGGTCCAATTGGAGTACAAATATTTGATAATAGGCCATATGCTGTTTCTGAAGCTGCGAAACAAGCTGAGGACTCTGGAGCTTTCTTAATTGATATAAATATGGGATGTCCAGTAAAAAAAATTGCAAAGAAAGGTGGAGGCAGTGCCTTAATTAAAGACCGAAAACTTGCTATAGAATTAGTCAAAAATGTTGTAAAAGCTGTTAGTGTTCCAGTAACAGTAAAAACACGACTCGGATGGGATAGTAAAGAAGAAAATATAGAGGATTTCTTATTTAAACTTCAAGATGCGGGAGCAACGATGATCACACTTCATGGAAGAACTAGAAAACAGGGTTTTTCAGGAAATTCAGATTGGGAAATGATCGGGAGACTTAAAAAGTTATTGGAAATTCCAGTAATTGCTAATGGAGATATCAAAAATCCAGATGACGCACTTAATTGTTTAAAAAAAACAAATGCTGATGGTGTAATGATTGGACGAGGAATTTTAGGATCCCCATGGAAAATAGGAGAAATAGATTATGCCCTTAGAGATAATAAAAATTTTAAAGAACCAAACACAGAAGAAAAACTATATTTAATTATTGAGCATCTTGATGAATTAATAAAAGAAAAAGGAGATCATGGATTGCTAATTGCAAGGAAACATATCTCATGGACATGCAAAGACTTTAAAGGAGCATCAAATTTGAGAAATAACTTGGTTAGAGCTGTTGATAAAAATGAAGTTAAAAATTTGATAATTAAAATGATTAAAACTTTGAATAATGAAAAAAATAGATTAGCTTAA
- a CDS encoding DUF2470 domain-containing protein yields MKIISKETSKRVCDHMNNDHIDSVHKYLIHYGKISKFENAYMEEINNSFIKINYDGQSAIINFKNEISEEEIHSTLVSMIKDIKK; encoded by the coding sequence ATGAAAATTATTAGTAAAGAAACAAGTAAAAGAGTTTGTGATCACATGAACAATGATCACATAGATTCAGTGCACAAATATCTTATTCATTATGGGAAGATATCAAAATTTGAGAATGCTTATATGGAAGAAATTAATAATAGTTTTATAAAAATCAATTACGATGGCCAATCAGCAATTATCAATTTTAAAAATGAAATATCTGAAGAAGAAATTCATTCAACTTTAGTATCAATGATTAAAGACATAAAAAAATAA
- a CDS encoding translation initiation factor IF-2 N-terminal domain-containing protein, whose protein sequence is MKGLRVLELSEALNLDSSDLLAVCAILKIKATSRLSMLSFEECKKITDYYENKN, encoded by the coding sequence ATGAAAGGTCTTAGGGTCCTAGAACTTTCTGAAGCACTTAATTTAGATAGCTCTGATTTATTAGCTGTTTGTGCAATTCTAAAAATAAAAGCCACATCTAGATTGAGCATGCTTTCATTTGAAGAATGTAAAAAGATAACTGATTACTATGAAAATAAAAATTAG